In the Piscinibacter sp. XHJ-5 genome, one interval contains:
- a CDS encoding GMC family oxidoreductase: MSQLPDPVRDGLARGWKVLGGPHGALPAALQCDVVIVGTGAGAGITAELLTRAGLDVVLVEEGPLKSSSDFRQRESEAYPSLYQESAARKTVDKAINILQGRCVGGSTTVNWTSSFRTPGPTLKHWREHFALPQLTEEAMAPWFEQAERRLNIGPWLTQPNENNDLLRRGAIKLGIAAAVIDRNVKGCWNLGSCGMGCPTNAKQSMLVTTIPAALDRGAKLLVQTRARQFEIEGGKVRVLKCEAVQRDGTELSNSQTRIVARHYIVAGGAINSPALLKRSLAPDPHRLLGRRTFLHPVVLSAATFRHAVEGWNGAPQTIYSDHFLHTHPIDGPIGYKLEAPPIHPLIFASTLPGYGRQQADMLKRFPHTHTLLALLRDGFHEQSRGGEVHLRGDGTPVLDYPLNDFVMDGARRALLSMAEIQFAAGAETVQPVHELASSYTSWAQARDAIHGLPMKPLLTRVVSAHVMGGCGLAGDERLGVVRPDGVHWQLENLSVHDGSLFPTSVGANPQLSIYGLVNLLATRLAKQLSGRDVKLA, translated from the coding sequence ATGAGTCAACTCCCCGATCCCGTGCGCGACGGCCTCGCGCGAGGCTGGAAAGTCCTTGGCGGCCCCCATGGCGCGCTGCCTGCAGCCTTGCAATGCGATGTCGTCATCGTGGGTACAGGCGCGGGCGCTGGCATCACCGCCGAACTCCTTACCCGCGCGGGGCTCGACGTCGTGCTGGTCGAAGAAGGACCGCTGAAGAGCAGCAGCGACTTCCGCCAGCGCGAGAGCGAGGCATACCCCAGCCTCTACCAGGAGAGCGCGGCGCGCAAGACGGTCGACAAGGCGATCAACATCCTGCAGGGCCGCTGCGTCGGCGGCTCCACCACCGTCAACTGGACCAGTTCATTCCGCACGCCTGGCCCGACACTGAAGCATTGGCGCGAGCACTTTGCATTGCCGCAGTTGACCGAAGAAGCGATGGCGCCCTGGTTCGAGCAAGCCGAGCGCCGCCTGAACATCGGCCCCTGGCTCACCCAGCCCAACGAGAACAACGACCTGCTGCGTCGCGGTGCGATCAAGCTCGGCATCGCCGCCGCGGTAATCGACCGCAACGTGAAGGGTTGCTGGAATCTCGGGTCCTGCGGCATGGGATGCCCGACGAACGCCAAGCAGTCGATGCTCGTCACGACAATTCCCGCCGCGCTGGACCGGGGCGCGAAGCTGCTGGTGCAAACGCGGGCGCGACAGTTCGAGATCGAAGGCGGCAAGGTCCGTGTCCTCAAGTGCGAGGCCGTTCAGCGAGACGGCACGGAATTGTCCAACTCGCAGACTCGCATCGTTGCGCGGCACTACATCGTGGCCGGTGGCGCCATCAACTCGCCGGCCCTGCTCAAGCGATCGCTGGCACCAGATCCGCACCGCCTGCTGGGGCGACGCACCTTCCTCCACCCGGTGGTGCTGTCGGCTGCGACTTTCCGGCATGCGGTGGAAGGCTGGAACGGCGCCCCGCAGACGATCTACTCCGATCACTTCCTTCACACCCATCCGATCGACGGTCCCATCGGGTACAAGCTCGAGGCGCCGCCGATTCATCCGCTCATCTTCGCGTCGACGCTGCCTGGGTACGGCCGACAACAGGCTGACATGCTCAAGCGCTTCCCGCACACGCACACACTGCTTGCGTTGCTGCGCGACGGATTCCACGAGCAATCGCGCGGCGGCGAAGTGCATCTGCGTGGAGATGGCACGCCGGTGCTGGACTATCCGCTCAACGATTTCGTGATGGACGGCGCCCGGCGCGCGCTGCTCAGCATGGCGGAGATCCAGTTCGCCGCGGGCGCCGAGACGGTGCAGCCGGTGCATGAGCTGGCCTCCTCGTACACGAGCTGGGCGCAGGCGCGCGACGCCATTCATGGGCTGCCGATGAAGCCGCTCCTCACCCGCGTCGTGAGCGCGCATGTGATGGGGGGATGCGGGTTGGCTGGCGATGAGCGCCTTGGTGTCGTGCGGCCCGATGGCGTGCATTGGCAACTCGAGAATCTCTCCGTGCATGACGGCTCGCTGTTTCCCACCAGCGTGGGAGCGAATCCCCAGCTCTCCATCTACGGACTCGTGAACCTGCTCGCGACGCGGCTCGCCAAGCAGCTCAGCGGCCGCGACGTGAAGCTGGCCTGA
- a CDS encoding long-chain-fatty-acid--CoA ligase — translation MKNYPSGVSPEIDVTQYASLVQLLEESFRKYGARDAAVCMDTRVSYRDIDEMSAALGAWLQGKRLSRGARVALMMPNLPQYMVAIAAVLRAGYTVVNVNPLYTARELEHQLNDSGAEAIIVLENFAKTLEEVIARTRVKHVVLASMGDMLGFWKGMLVNFAVRHVRKMVPAFSLPLSDGRTVSRFNMAVADGMRMSLSRVEIGPDDVAFLQYTGGTTGVSKGATLLHRNVVANILQAEEWFKPMLARIGEKQIVAVCALPLYHIFALTCCYLFGARRGMMNVLIPNPRDIPGLVKTLQRHRIHMFPAVNTLFNALTNDADFARLDFSELVISNGGGMAVQKATADKWLKLTGCPVIEGYGLSETSPIATINRADLTEFTGTIGLPISNTELSIRDDEGREVSMGEPGEICIRGPQVMAGYWNRPDETAKVMTADGFFKSGDVGVMDERGYFRIVDRKKDMILVSGFNVYPNELEQIVNLHPGVLECAAVGVTDAKSGEAVKLFVVKKDSTLTEEDLAEYCKQNFTAYKRPKYIEFRDELPKSNVGKILRRELRS, via the coding sequence TTGAAGAACTACCCGTCCGGCGTGTCACCGGAAATCGACGTGACACAGTACGCGTCGCTGGTGCAGCTGCTGGAGGAATCGTTTCGCAAGTACGGCGCGCGCGACGCCGCCGTCTGCATGGACACCCGTGTCAGCTACCGCGATATCGATGAGATGTCGGCGGCGCTTGGAGCCTGGTTGCAAGGCAAGCGCCTGAGCCGCGGCGCACGCGTGGCGCTGATGATGCCCAATCTGCCTCAGTACATGGTCGCGATAGCGGCAGTGCTGCGCGCGGGATACACGGTGGTCAATGTGAATCCGCTCTACACGGCCCGCGAGCTGGAGCATCAGCTCAACGATTCGGGTGCCGAAGCGATCATCGTGCTCGAGAACTTCGCCAAGACCCTGGAGGAAGTGATAGCCCGCACTCGAGTGAAGCACGTCGTGCTGGCTTCGATGGGCGACATGCTCGGCTTCTGGAAAGGGATGCTCGTCAACTTCGCGGTCCGCCACGTGCGCAAGATGGTCCCTGCTTTCAGCTTGCCGCTGAGCGACGGCCGCACGGTGTCGCGCTTTAACATGGCAGTGGCCGACGGCATGCGCATGAGCCTGAGCCGTGTCGAGATCGGTCCGGACGACGTGGCGTTTCTACAGTACACCGGCGGCACGACGGGCGTCTCGAAGGGCGCCACGCTTCTTCATCGCAATGTCGTGGCCAATATCCTTCAGGCGGAGGAGTGGTTCAAGCCGATGCTCGCCAGGATCGGCGAGAAGCAGATCGTAGCCGTGTGCGCGCTGCCTCTGTATCACATCTTCGCGCTGACCTGCTGCTATCTGTTTGGAGCGCGGCGCGGGATGATGAACGTCCTGATCCCCAATCCGCGCGACATCCCGGGCTTGGTGAAGACGCTGCAGCGACATCGCATTCACATGTTCCCTGCGGTGAACACGTTGTTCAATGCCTTGACCAACGATGCCGATTTCGCACGGCTCGATTTCTCGGAGCTCGTCATTTCGAACGGTGGGGGCATGGCGGTGCAGAAGGCCACGGCGGACAAGTGGCTCAAGCTCACCGGCTGCCCGGTGATCGAGGGCTATGGACTGTCGGAGACATCGCCCATCGCCACCATCAATCGGGCCGACTTGACGGAATTCACGGGCACGATCGGCTTGCCGATCTCGAACACCGAGCTGAGCATTCGTGACGACGAAGGGCGCGAGGTGTCCATGGGAGAGCCCGGCGAGATCTGCATTCGCGGACCGCAGGTCATGGCCGGCTATTGGAATAGGCCTGACGAGACCGCCAAGGTCATGACAGCCGATGGGTTCTTCAAGTCGGGTGATGTAGGCGTCATGGACGAGCGCGGCTACTTTCGGATCGTCGATCGCAAGAAGGACATGATCCTGGTGTCGGGATTCAACGTGTATCCCAATGAGCTCGAGCAGATCGTGAATCTGCATCCCGGAGTGCTGGAGTGTGCAGCGGTGGGCGTAACGGATGCCAAGTCGGGGGAAGCCGTGAAGCTTTTCGTGGTGAAGAAGGACTCGACGCTCACCGAGGAGGATTTGGCGGAGTACTGCAAGCAGAACTTCACTGCATACAAGCGGCCGAAATACATCGAGTTCCGCGACGAGTTGCCCAAGTCGAATGTCGGCAAGATCCTGCGGCGTGAACTTCGGAGCTGA
- a CDS encoding PTS fructose transporter subunit IIA produces the protein MPGLLIIAHAPLASSLKAVASHTFPECGRMLEALDVSPEMQVEDIEAQARDLLGRVRNPEALIFTDVFGATPCNVAQRLASSVEGAQVKVIAGVNVPMLWRSLCYADDSLDMLVARAMAGATQGVMQVATSRPQNQAYKPGANDQNQHHHQQ, from the coding sequence ATGCCGGGACTGCTGATCATCGCCCACGCGCCGCTGGCGTCATCGCTGAAAGCGGTGGCGAGCCACACCTTCCCGGAGTGCGGTCGCATGCTGGAAGCGCTCGACGTGTCCCCCGAGATGCAGGTCGAGGACATCGAGGCACAGGCGCGCGATCTTCTGGGACGTGTGCGCAATCCCGAGGCGCTCATCTTCACCGACGTTTTCGGCGCCACCCCCTGCAACGTCGCGCAGCGTCTGGCCAGCAGCGTGGAGGGCGCTCAGGTCAAGGTCATTGCCGGCGTGAACGTACCGATGCTGTGGCGTTCGCTGTGCTATGCGGATGACAGCCTCGACATGCTGGTGGCGCGGGCGATGGCCGGCGCCACGCAGGGAGTCATGCAGGTCGCGACCTCACGGCCGCAGAATCAGGCCTACAAACCAGGTGCCAATGATCAAAACCAGCATCACCATCAGCAATAA
- a CDS encoding MFS transporter, which produces MSRPIALDPAATASSSVPMRTATLMFLSFAFAYFFSALVRGVTATLAPEFSAELDLNAGDLGLLAGAYFFGFAFMQLPLGGALDRFGPRRVLLVFIAVAVLGCAAFALARSFLGLTVARALIGVGVSACLMAPMTTFRRSFGATAQMRANSWMLMTGSLGMVASTLPVQWLLPLVGWRALFWALALLFAVAIATIAWLVPSDAPAPSSSRRSDGALAGYGGVFRHPTFRRFAPMAFFQYGGMVAVQSLWAGPWMVQVCGFTAQQAARGLFGINVAMLLSFMSWGVVVPRLYARGWTAQRLIARGTPLCLAVLATAVLLGSGATAWAWGAFCVSSTVVSLSQPAVAQAFPTALAGRALSAYNLLIFVGVFLLQWGIGLAIDGFKALGWGIESSFQGAFALLTLCCVASYVWFLRGDDRTAPGAP; this is translated from the coding sequence ATGAGCCGGCCGATCGCTCTCGACCCGGCGGCAACCGCCTCGTCGTCGGTGCCCATGCGCACGGCGACGCTGATGTTCCTCAGCTTCGCCTTCGCATACTTCTTTTCGGCGCTGGTGCGTGGCGTCACGGCGACCCTGGCACCCGAATTCAGTGCCGAGCTCGACCTCAACGCCGGCGACCTCGGCTTGCTGGCAGGCGCCTATTTTTTCGGCTTCGCGTTCATGCAGCTGCCGCTCGGCGGCGCGCTCGACCGCTTTGGGCCGCGGCGCGTTCTCCTCGTGTTCATCGCCGTGGCGGTCCTCGGATGCGCGGCGTTTGCGTTGGCGCGCAGCTTCCTCGGCCTCACCGTCGCGCGTGCGCTCATCGGGGTCGGCGTCAGCGCCTGCCTCATGGCGCCGATGACGACCTTTCGGCGCAGCTTCGGGGCCACCGCACAGATGCGAGCGAACTCCTGGATGCTGATGACCGGCTCGCTCGGCATGGTCGCATCGACGCTCCCGGTGCAGTGGCTGCTGCCGCTCGTCGGCTGGCGCGCGCTCTTCTGGGCCCTTGCCTTGTTGTTCGCCGTGGCCATTGCCACCATCGCCTGGCTGGTGCCCTCGGACGCGCCGGCCCCGTCGTCCTCGCGCCGGTCGGACGGCGCACTGGCAGGCTATGGCGGGGTGTTCCGCCACCCGACTTTCCGGCGCTTCGCACCCATGGCCTTCTTTCAATACGGCGGCATGGTGGCGGTGCAGTCGCTCTGGGCCGGTCCATGGATGGTGCAGGTATGCGGCTTCACTGCGCAGCAGGCGGCCCGCGGGCTGTTCGGGATCAATGTCGCGATGCTGCTCAGTTTCATGAGCTGGGGCGTCGTCGTGCCGCGCCTCTATGCCCGCGGGTGGACGGCGCAGCGCCTCATTGCCCGCGGCACGCCGCTGTGTCTGGCGGTGCTGGCCACCGCCGTGCTGCTCGGCAGCGGCGCAACCGCGTGGGCATGGGGCGCGTTCTGCGTCAGCAGCACGGTGGTGTCGCTGTCCCAGCCGGCCGTCGCGCAGGCGTTTCCCACGGCACTGGCCGGGCGCGCGCTGTCGGCGTACAACCTGCTCATCTTCGTGGGGGTCTTCCTGCTGCAGTGGGGCATCGGGCTGGCGATCGACGGATTCAAGGCGCTCGGGTGGGGCATCGAGTCGTCGTTCCAGGGGGCTTTCGCGTTGTTGACACTGTGCTGCGTGGCGTCGTATGTGTGGTTTTTGCGTGGCGATGACCGCACCGCACCGGGGGCACCCTGA
- a CDS encoding MBL fold metallo-hydrolase — protein sequence MREDLDRAGITVLERGWLSSNNVLIRGAAGSGATLVDTGYWIHADQTVALVRHALAGEPLLRVLNTHLHSDHCGGNAEIQRVFGCGIDVPAGEAEAADAWDSQQLTYEATGQFCPRFRRTGVLSPGSVLIAGRWHWEVVASPGHDPRSVALYQPDLEVLISADALWENGFGVVFPELEGSSAFADVRQTLEAFSCLRVRWVIPGHGQPFSEMRSAVDRALRRLEGFEVDPAMHALHAVKVLIKFRLLETREATWESLLAWLAGVRYFELVRRRYFPSSDSSGWLQALVESMIRRGALASVGNRIKNEP from the coding sequence GTGCGGGAGGATCTTGATCGCGCTGGCATCACGGTCCTCGAGCGGGGCTGGCTTTCGTCGAACAACGTCCTGATTCGAGGCGCAGCGGGCTCCGGCGCGACACTCGTCGATACTGGCTACTGGATTCATGCCGATCAAACAGTCGCCTTGGTCCGCCACGCGTTGGCTGGCGAGCCGTTGCTGCGCGTTCTGAACACGCATCTTCACTCGGATCACTGCGGTGGCAACGCCGAGATTCAACGCGTCTTCGGCTGTGGCATTGATGTGCCCGCCGGCGAGGCGGAAGCGGCCGATGCTTGGGATTCGCAACAACTGACCTACGAAGCGACCGGGCAGTTTTGCCCTCGCTTCAGGCGCACGGGGGTTCTCTCGCCGGGCAGTGTCCTGATTGCCGGCCGGTGGCACTGGGAAGTCGTCGCCTCACCCGGTCATGACCCGCGGTCGGTGGCGTTGTATCAGCCCGATCTGGAGGTGCTGATTTCGGCGGATGCGCTGTGGGAGAACGGATTCGGAGTCGTCTTTCCGGAGTTGGAAGGCTCGTCGGCGTTCGCGGACGTTCGCCAAACTCTGGAGGCGTTCTCCTGCTTGCGAGTGCGCTGGGTGATTCCCGGTCACGGTCAACCGTTTTCGGAAATGCGCAGCGCCGTCGATCGCGCTCTTCGCCGGCTGGAAGGTTTTGAGGTGGACCCGGCCATGCATGCGCTGCATGCGGTGAAGGTCCTCATTAAGTTTCGCTTGCTCGAAACTCGAGAAGCGACTTGGGAGAGTTTGCTCGCGTGGCTTGCCGGCGTTCGCTATTTCGAGCTGGTTCGACGGCGGTATTTCCCCTCGAGTGATTCAAGCGGATGGCTGCAAGCGCTTGTAGAGAGCATGATCCGACGAGGTGCGCTGGCGTCGGTTGGAAATCGAATCAAGAATGAACCATGA
- a CDS encoding GNAT family N-acyltransferase, whose amino-acid sequence MRELPLPTMPLSDLRAPAPRRSLHPRSASLDLAGNDKARFEVVWARNDDDVRQAQQLRYVVFADEMGARLSVPQGSPAGHDIDMFDPYCEHLLVRAAAADGQSGPVIGTYRVLTPAAAKRVGGLYSDTEFDLTRLRPLRGKMVELGRSCVHPAWRSGGAILALWGALAEFMVRNELDTMIGCASVSMRDGGHVAASLWEQLRKTHLAPIEWQVRPRLPLPVEELQTDLLVEAPALIKGYLRCGAKVLGPPAWDPDFNTADLPMMMRIADLPMRYRKHFLGD is encoded by the coding sequence ATGAGGGAACTGCCTCTGCCGACGATGCCGCTGTCCGACCTGCGCGCGCCCGCGCCACGGAGGTCACTTCACCCGCGCTCGGCGTCCCTCGACCTTGCCGGCAATGACAAGGCTCGGTTTGAAGTGGTTTGGGCTCGCAACGACGATGATGTTCGGCAAGCCCAGCAGCTGAGGTACGTGGTTTTCGCCGATGAGATGGGTGCGCGGCTGTCGGTGCCTCAGGGCTCGCCCGCCGGTCACGACATCGACATGTTCGATCCGTATTGCGAGCATCTCCTCGTGCGCGCGGCCGCCGCAGACGGCCAATCCGGCCCCGTGATCGGCACCTACCGCGTCCTGACTCCCGCCGCCGCCAAGCGGGTCGGCGGCCTGTACAGCGACACCGAATTCGACCTGACGCGATTGCGCCCGCTGCGCGGCAAGATGGTGGAGCTCGGCCGATCCTGCGTGCACCCTGCTTGGCGCTCGGGCGGCGCGATCCTGGCCTTATGGGGAGCGCTGGCCGAGTTCATGGTGCGCAACGAGCTCGACACGATGATCGGATGCGCCAGCGTCAGCATGCGCGACGGCGGTCACGTGGCGGCAAGTCTCTGGGAGCAGTTGCGCAAGACGCACCTGGCGCCGATCGAGTGGCAGGTTCGCCCCCGGTTGCCGCTGCCCGTGGAGGAGCTGCAAACCGATCTGCTGGTCGAGGCACCGGCGCTGATCAAGGGCTATCTCCGCTGCGGCGCAAAGGTGCTGGGCCCGCCCGCGTGGGATCCTGATTTCAACACCGCGGACCTGCCGATGATGATGCGCATCGCGGATCTCCCGATGCGCTATCGCAAGCACTTCCTCGGCGACTGA
- a CDS encoding HPr family phosphocarrier protein has protein sequence MIKTSITISNKLGLHARASAKLTKLATGFRSEVFMSRNGRRVNAKSIMGVMMLAAGLGSEIEIETEGEDEQLAMDAITRLINDKFGEGE, from the coding sequence ATGATCAAAACCAGCATCACCATCAGCAATAAGCTTGGCCTGCATGCACGGGCTTCGGCCAAGCTCACCAAGCTGGCCACCGGTTTCAGGAGCGAAGTCTTCATGAGTCGAAACGGCCGCCGCGTCAACGCCAAGAGCATCATGGGCGTGATGATGCTGGCAGCGGGGCTCGGGTCCGAGATCGAGATCGAAACCGAGGGCGAGGACGAGCAGCTGGCGATGGACGCCATCACCCGTCTGATCAACGACAAGTTCGGCGAAGGCGAGTGA
- a CDS encoding alpha/beta fold hydrolase — protein sequence MLARLQQVTTLGLIAAALLWAAYFGARGEPVWAGTGALLLLFGYALVLALEFVLLWFVNRNDPTPRATAWQLFKAWWGEVHTAARVFCWRQPFRSNAEPDHLPAGTQRRGVVFVHGFVCNRGLWNPLMARLRALGVPFVAVNLEPVFGSIDRYADVIDAAVQKVRSATGSAPVVVAHSMGGLATRAWLAATQGDERVHRVITIGTPHRGTFLGRFGRTNNTRQMRLGSEWQQQLAAREPPQRFERFTCFYGHCDNVVFPASTATLPGADNRHIVGTAHVHMAHHDDVFREVLRWIGSESAGAVTRAEPGATAAR from the coding sequence ATGCTCGCCCGCCTGCAACAAGTCACTACTTTGGGACTCATTGCCGCGGCCCTGCTGTGGGCCGCCTACTTCGGGGCCCGCGGAGAGCCGGTGTGGGCCGGCACCGGGGCGCTGCTGCTCCTCTTCGGCTATGCGCTCGTCCTGGCCCTCGAGTTCGTGCTGCTCTGGTTCGTGAACCGCAACGACCCAACCCCGCGAGCGACCGCGTGGCAGCTGTTCAAAGCCTGGTGGGGCGAAGTGCATACCGCGGCGCGGGTGTTCTGCTGGCGCCAGCCGTTTCGCTCGAATGCGGAACCGGATCATCTGCCGGCGGGCACGCAGCGACGCGGCGTCGTGTTCGTGCACGGATTCGTCTGCAATCGCGGACTGTGGAACCCACTGATGGCGCGGCTGCGCGCGCTCGGCGTGCCTTTTGTCGCGGTGAACCTGGAGCCGGTGTTCGGTTCGATCGACCGCTACGCCGACGTCATCGACGCGGCCGTGCAGAAGGTGCGCTCAGCGACCGGCTCGGCGCCCGTCGTCGTGGCGCACAGCATGGGTGGCCTCGCGACACGTGCCTGGTTGGCCGCCACGCAAGGCGACGAGCGCGTGCATCGGGTCATCACGATCGGCACTCCGCACCGAGGGACCTTCCTCGGCCGGTTCGGGCGGACGAACAACACGCGCCAGATGAGGCTGGGCAGCGAGTGGCAGCAGCAGCTGGCGGCACGCGAACCGCCGCAACGCTTCGAGCGCTTCACGTGCTTCTACGGGCATTGCGACAACGTAGTTTTTCCGGCTTCGACGGCCACACTGCCCGGGGCCGACAACCGGCACATCGTTGGAACCGCGCATGTGCACATGGCTCATCACGACGACGTGTTCAGGGAGGTGCTGCGCTGGATCGGGTCTGAAAGCGCGGGCGCTGTCACGCGTGCGGAGCCGGGAGCGACTGCGGCGCGGTAG
- the ptsP gene encoding phosphoenolpyruvate--protein phosphotransferase, whose translation MSIQVFGLPVSRGVAIGRAVLVASSRVDVAHYFIDDSKVEDEISRLRVARDAVAGELMALKRDLPHEAPAELPALLDVHLMLLHDEVLTGATKQWIVDRHYNAEWALSAQFEVLARQFDEMEDDYLRERKADLEQVVERLLRAMSRGPSSSFAPAPGPASATRDFGGEDPLVLVANDIAPADMLQFKRSVFTGFVTDVGGRTSHTAIVARSLDIPAVVGAREASRIIRQDDWLVIDGDAGIVIVNPSPIVLEEYRFRQRQSELERARLSRLRHTPAITLDGERVELLANIELPQDAPVAVEAGAVGVGLFRSEFLFMNRDGELPGEDEQFEAYRAAVEAMNGMPVTIRTVDIGADKPLDRMSVNELRHEHALNPALGLRAIRWSLSEPAMFRQQLRAVLRASAYGKVRLLVPMVAHVSEARHTLEALARAKQQLAEAGRAYTDIEVGAMVEVPAAALILPSLLRIFDFVSIGTNDLIQYTLAIDRADETVAHLYDPWHPAVLKLVAQTIAQARAAGKNVSVCGEMAGDPAFTELLLAMGLRSFSMHPSQISAIKQRVLRTDARRWAARLEQILHAEDPQAVCAELHAVISGAPSGAAAMLAV comes from the coding sequence ATGAGCATCCAGGTGTTCGGTTTGCCGGTCTCTCGCGGCGTCGCGATTGGCCGCGCCGTGCTCGTGGCATCGAGCCGCGTCGACGTCGCTCACTACTTCATCGACGACAGCAAGGTGGAGGACGAGATCTCTCGCCTGCGGGTCGCGCGCGACGCGGTCGCCGGCGAACTGATGGCGCTGAAGCGCGATCTGCCGCACGAAGCGCCGGCCGAGCTACCGGCCCTGCTTGACGTGCATCTGATGCTGTTGCACGACGAGGTGCTGACCGGCGCCACCAAGCAGTGGATCGTCGATCGGCACTACAACGCCGAATGGGCGCTCTCGGCGCAGTTCGAAGTGCTGGCGCGGCAGTTCGACGAAATGGAAGACGACTACCTGCGCGAGCGCAAGGCTGACCTGGAGCAGGTCGTCGAGCGGCTGCTGCGCGCCATGTCGCGCGGGCCTTCCTCGTCGTTCGCGCCGGCACCCGGGCCGGCTTCCGCCACGCGTGACTTCGGTGGCGAGGATCCACTCGTGCTGGTGGCCAACGACATCGCGCCGGCCGACATGCTGCAGTTCAAGCGCAGCGTATTCACCGGCTTCGTCACCGACGTGGGCGGTCGCACCTCGCACACCGCCATCGTCGCGCGCAGCCTGGACATCCCCGCGGTCGTCGGTGCGCGGGAGGCCAGCCGCATCATCCGTCAGGACGATTGGCTGGTGATCGATGGCGATGCCGGCATCGTCATCGTCAATCCTTCGCCGATCGTGCTGGAGGAATATCGGTTCCGTCAGCGGCAGAGCGAACTGGAGAGGGCGCGACTGTCCCGACTGCGCCATACGCCGGCCATCACGCTCGACGGCGAGCGGGTGGAGTTGCTGGCCAACATCGAGTTGCCGCAGGATGCGCCCGTCGCAGTGGAGGCAGGTGCAGTCGGCGTCGGACTCTTCCGCAGCGAGTTCCTCTTCATGAACCGCGACGGCGAGCTGCCGGGCGAGGACGAGCAGTTCGAGGCCTACCGGGCAGCGGTCGAGGCAATGAACGGCATGCCCGTCACGATCCGAACTGTCGACATCGGGGCCGACAAGCCGCTGGATCGCATGTCGGTCAACGAACTGCGGCATGAGCATGCGCTCAATCCGGCGCTCGGACTGCGTGCGATTCGCTGGAGCTTGTCGGAGCCCGCGATGTTCCGGCAACAGCTGCGCGCAGTGCTTCGCGCCAGCGCCTACGGGAAGGTCCGGCTGCTTGTTCCGATGGTCGCGCACGTCAGCGAGGCGCGACATACGTTGGAGGCGCTGGCGCGGGCGAAGCAGCAGCTCGCCGAAGCAGGCCGCGCCTATACCGACATCGAGGTCGGCGCGATGGTGGAAGTGCCGGCGGCAGCCCTGATTCTGCCGAGCCTCCTGCGGATATTCGACTTCGTCTCGATAGGCACCAACGACCTGATCCAGTACACGCTGGCCATCGACCGCGCGGACGAGACGGTCGCGCACCTTTACGACCCCTGGCACCCGGCGGTGCTGAAGCTCGTCGCTCAAACCATCGCGCAAGCCCGTGCGGCGGGAAAGAACGTCAGCGTATGCGGTGAAATGGCGGGCGACCCTGCGTTCACTGAGTTGCTGCTGGCCATGGGGCTGAGAAGCTTCTCGATGCATCCTTCGCAGATCTCGGCGATCAAGCAGCGGGTGCTACGGACGGATGCGCGTCGTTGGGCAGCGCGGCTGGAGCAGATCCTCCACGCGGAGGATCCGCAGGCCGTGTGCGCGGAGCTGCACGCCGTAATAAGCGGCGCACCGAGCGGCGCAGCGGCCATGCTGGCCGTCTGA